Within the Mastacembelus armatus chromosome 23, fMasArm1.2, whole genome shotgun sequence genome, the region TCAAAGACAAACTGCACGTTCTTGGTGTCTGTGGCGCAGGTGAAGTGGGTGTAAATCTCCTTGGTGTCCTTCCTCTTGTTCAGGTCCTCAAACTGACACTGGATATATGCAGCTGCTTCCTCGTACGTGTTGGAGCCTGAGAAAGACGAGAAGCAGGAAGTGATGGAGACAGGAAGTCACAATATAGTAAAAGGCATTGAAATTGCAGACTGGGTGACCAGGCTGTAGATTGTCCTGAATTCTGAACGGGAACAATTTCATTGTCATTTATAGCAAAACGCTGTCAATCTCACCAGCATATTCTGGGTAGCAGATGGTGAGAGGACTCTTCTTGATCTTCTCCTCAAACAGGTCCTTCTTgttgaggaagaggatgatggAGGTGTCTGTGAACCACTTGTTGTTGCAGATGCTGTCGAACAGCTTCATACTCTCATGCATGCGGTTCTGGGGGTAAAAGGAAGTGGGCGATGGTCATTGTGCTTCACACTGGAAAGCCAGGTTGTGCGATCACTGATCCATAAATATGGAGAAGATCTTGTACGGGACATTTCCTTATTTCTACTTCACTGACCCATCACGATTCCagtaaacaaagagaaagttCCTCTGGATTATTTTTCCCCAATCACCACTCACCATCTCCTCGTCCTCAGCCAGCACCAGGTCATAGTCGCTGAGGGCCACGCAGAAGATGATGGCGGTCACGCCCTCAAAGCAATGGATCCACTTCTTCCTCTCAGATCGCTGACCGCCAACATCAAACATTCtgggagggaggaaaaaagtCAATTTAAGCATGTTcctcaacaaacacacatacacacacacacaatactatACAAGCatcagagagacagggaggagtCACTGTGGCTGCTCTGGTCTCACTGCAGTGTTTAGTGACAGTGGTGACGAAggggaaagaaaaagtgaaatctTTTGATGTTAGATTATAAATGATCACTGATAAAGTACTAGAAGTGCagagaacaataaaaatgtcCAGCAAAGAGGAACAGACTTCCAGCTTTTGCACTGTATTTCTCAATTAGGCAGCCAAGAGGCATAAATGTGGGAGATTTTATTGCTCACtttgaaatgtttaatgtaGAGTGATTCTGAGTAAAGACACACCAGAGTGACATGGACTGTAATACAGTCAGACATGATTTATATCTTTCTATGTTCTCACATTCAGGGCAGCAAATCCAAATAGCAAGCGCATTTTCAAACCATACTCCAAAGGGaaactatataaaataaaaaatacaaccaTGACAAATTAAAATACCCAACATAGTCTCATTAAATAGCTCCTTACTGGTCTAAAGGAAAACGAAAAAAGTCACAGTTATGCTGGTgagcttaaaaaaataatttatgaagAACTGACAGGCAAAATCCTGTAAAcaagtggaaatgaaaaaaataaacacataacgAAACGTGAAAGACTGACAGGTCAGTTGCCCTCCACCCTCCACTCTGTTTACCTTCACAGCTACAAGGTTAGTCATTAACTGCTGGAACCAGCTGGAAATACTTTGCTTCTGAGAGAGCTGCATAGCTGCAGCTGTGTAAGTCCAACATCAGAGGAACAGCTATAGCCCAGATGTATTGTAATATGCAACTGGTCTGTATATTTAAGCTGCTGTATGTAACTGCAGGGATAAGCACAGGATTGTGACTTACTgctgcacgtgtgtgtgtgtgtgtgtgtctgtgtgtgtgtttagggacAAACAACAGcagttctctctcttttgtttctACCTGTATGAATTTCAGTGACACTGGCACTGGCTATATGACATCATCAGGTCTGCTGCCCCCACTTCCTGTCagtgcttatttatttatttatttttgttaaaacccATGTCCCACAGTTGAGTCATCGCTGATGCTCTCAACACCTTCAGACTGTGTCACAACTTACAGCTGTACATAAACAAAGGGAATTTCTCTGGGAGTGAATGAGTAACAGGAAGGAAAGCTAATTATGCCAGCGAGCGAAACACTTTAGAGTCTGAGCCGGTTGTTACAGTGAAGAAATTCTCACTTGAAGTGCAGGTCCTTGAATGTGAAGTGTGTCTCCACAATGCCTGTGGTTTTGACTCGAGTCCTCAGGACATCCTGCTGAGTTGGGATGTAGGTGGCCTGAGATATCCTGTCCAAATCGTTCAGGTAGCTGAGGgcaggacacagagagaaagacgtGAGGAGGGAAAACataaacagcagagagagaaaaacgagaggagaaaggaaaagagcagGATGGGAAACAGGTGGGAGAAACTGTGTCAAAAGCATCATGGTCAAATGTGTAAGTGCCCGATGAAAAAACAACTAGTCATAAACCAGACTGGCTTTATTTTCCATGATTCAAACTTTCTGGGTGCAGCACTTTCCGTAGCCCAGTAttttacaatgaaataaatCCATCATAAATCAGATGACATGATACACATGTTAATTAAGTctgggggatttttttttctcatccagATTTGGATAAAACTGAGAATCTAAAGCATGCAGCAGAGGCTGAAAGCACAACATTCGTGTGTTTAAACACGACGGCACAGTAGCTTAGTGGTTAGAGCTGCTGCCTCACAGAAAACAGGTTGTGGGTTTTAATCTGCACCCTGGTGAGGACTggcattgttttctgtgtttggtggACTCCCCTCTGGATTCCCCCCACAGGCCAAACATATGCTGCTGGACTGGAAAATCCCTACATGCGTGTGATTGTCTCAGTGTGTCGGCCATGTGGACCACTGATCTGTCCACAGTTCTGTCCTACATGTTTCCACATACCTGCTGGGAAAGGAACTAATGTTCTCATAGTGCTGGATGGGAGCAGACAGGCACAGAGAACTGATGTATGGGTGGAATCTGGTTCATTCTTCAGCATTTTAGAGAGTTGATTTCAATTACGTTTATAACTGATCAATTGTTTTATTGTAGGTTACGACATTTTGTCACAGAAGAATATTCTGAAAGAAATCCCCACAGAATCAAAAGTCACAAGGATGTCCTAAACGCTGCCTTACATCAGCCGCATGACTTTTACAAGTGTGGCGATGCCCGATTCGACTTTAATTaatgaattcattcattctctgTCATGTGCTATCATGTTATGCTTAATGCTGCCACTAtctctggtaaaaaaaaaaaaaaaaaggtctaaTACTTGTAATAGTGTGAGTGTATCTGGTGTTTCTAAACAGGATATCACACACAGGCCTACACACACCATGACCCAAGCTCACACCTCTAGGTTGCTGCGGTGAAATTAGAAGGAAGCAAGATTAGTGATGTCTGGTTTGTAGCAGCTGAAGGCTGGCAATCTCACCCTCATGCAAACAAGCCCTTTGTTTGTCTTCCAAGGtattaagtaaaataaaaaatacgcAGGGTGCAGCAGAGCAGTTGTGCTACTCATAAAAAGCCCCCGGACAGCAGGATTAGAAGAAGCAATTTTAAATGGCCAACAACTGCAGCTCCATCAGCCTGATGTAACCACTGATGTTTGTTCTACAGCAACAAAAGAAGACAAATGGCTCTTTTTCCAACAAAACTCAGGAACTGCCTTGTGATGGTTCAATGCCAAGGGCTCTAGGACAATATGCA harbors:
- the gnai1 gene encoding guanine nucleotide-binding protein G(i) subunit alpha-1, whose translation is MGCTLSTEDKAAVERSKMIDRNLRDDGEKAAREVKLLLLGAGESGKSTIVKQMKIIHEAGYSEEECKQYKAVVYSNTIQSIIAIIRAMGRLKIDFGDAARADDARQLFVLAGSAEEGFMTAELAGVIKRLWKDGGVQACFSRSREYQLNDSAAYYLNDLDRISQATYIPTQQDVLRTRVKTTGIVETHFTFKDLHFKMFDVGGQRSERKKWIHCFEGVTAIIFCVALSDYDLVLAEDEEMNRMHESMKLFDSICNNKWFTDTSIILFLNKKDLFEEKIKKSPLTICYPEYAGSNTYEEAAAYIQCQFEDLNKRKDTKEIYTHFTCATDTKNVQFVFDAVTDVIIKNNLKDCGLF